The following are from one region of the Streptobacillus canis genome:
- the rplF gene encoding 50S ribosomal protein L6, giving the protein MSRVGKKPITIPNGVEITNEGNVYTVKGPKGTLTRELSSEIKVNIENNEITFERPNDLPNIRALHGTTRANVNNMVVGVSEGFKIKLELVGVGYRVAAAGKGITMALGYSHPVEIAPIEGITFTVEGNTKLTVEGIDKQLVGQVASDIRAKRAPEPYKGKGVKYADEKIRRKEGKKG; this is encoded by the coding sequence ATGTCAAGAGTAGGTAAAAAACCTATTACTATACCTAACGGTGTAGAAATTACAAATGAAGGTAATGTTTATACAGTAAAAGGACCTAAAGGAACTTTAACTAGAGAACTTTCTTCAGAAATTAAAGTAAATATTGAAAATAATGAAATAACTTTTGAAAGACCAAATGACTTACCTAATATTAGAGCATTACATGGAACTACAAGAGCTAATGTTAATAACATGGTAGTTGGAGTAAGTGAAGGTTTCAAAATTAAATTAGAGTTAGTTGGGGTTGGATACAGAGTAGCTGCAGCTGGTAAAGGGATCACTATGGCACTTGGATATTCACATCCAGTAGAAATAGCTCCAATTGAAGGAATTACATTCACTGTAGAAGGAAATACTAAATTAACTGTAGAAGGAATTGACAAACAATTAGTTGGTCAAGTTGCTTCAGATATCAGAGCTAAGAGAGCACCAGAACCTTATAAAGGTAAAGGGGTTAAATATGCAGATGAGAAGATAAGAAGAAAAGAAGGTAAGAAAGGATAG
- the rplR gene encoding 50S ribosomal protein L18, producing the protein MIKRVDRNLARVRKHKSIRVKISGTPERPRLTVYRSLSNIFAQLIDDTTGKTLVSASTIEKGNKVEHGSNVEAAKLIGTRIAEKAKAAGITKVVFDRSGYIYTGRVKALADAAREAGLEF; encoded by the coding sequence ATGATTAAAAGAGTAGATAGAAACTTAGCAAGAGTTAGAAAACATAAAAGTATAAGAGTTAAAATCAGTGGAACACCTGAAAGACCTAGACTTACTGTTTATAGAAGTTTATCTAACATCTTCGCACAATTAATAGATGATACAACAGGTAAAACATTAGTTTCAGCTTCAACTATTGAAAAAGGAAACAAAGTTGAACACGGTTCAAATGTAGAAGCTGCAAAATTAATAGGAACAAGAATAGCTGAAAAAGCTAAAGCTGCTGGAATTACTAAAGTAGTATTCGATAGAAGCGGATACATTTATACTGGAAGAGTAAAAGCCTTAGCAGACGCTGCAAGAGAAGCAGGATTAGAATTCTAA
- the rpsE gene encoding 30S ribosomal protein S5, with amino-acid sequence MLAREVKTNEYKEKLLRISRVSKTVKGGRRISFSVLAAVGDENGKVGIGLGKANGVPEAIRKAIAGAKKNMITVSLKGGTLPHEQIGKFNATSVLLKPASKGTGVIAGSATREILELVGVTDVLTKIRGSKNKDNVARATLDGLKKLRSIEKVAKLRGKTVEEILG; translated from the coding sequence ATTTTGGCAAGAGAAGTTAAAACTAACGAATACAAAGAAAAACTTTTAAGAATTAGTAGAGTTTCTAAAACTGTTAAAGGGGGAAGAAGAATTTCATTCTCAGTACTAGCAGCAGTTGGAGACGAAAACGGAAAAGTTGGAATAGGATTAGGAAAAGCAAACGGAGTACCTGAAGCAATTAGAAAAGCTATTGCAGGTGCTAAGAAAAATATGATAACAGTATCATTAAAAGGTGGAACATTACCACACGAACAAATAGGTAAATTTAACGCTACATCAGTTTTATTAAAACCAGCTTCAAAAGGGACTGGGGTTATCGCTGGGTCAGCAACAAGGGAAATTTTAGAATTAGTAGGTGTTACTGACGTACTAACTAAAATCAGAGGATCTAAAAATAAAGATAATGTTGCAAGAGCTACATTAGATGGATTAAAAAAATTAAGATCAATTGAAAAAGTTGCTAAACTTAGAGGAAAAACTGTAGAAGAAATTTTAGGATAA
- the rpmD gene encoding 50S ribosomal protein L30, protein MTKVNITLVKGINGRKPNHIATIKSLGLRKIGQTVEHNLTADIEGKIKLVSYLVKVEEV, encoded by the coding sequence ATGACTAAAGTAAATATAACACTTGTAAAAGGAATTAATGGAAGAAAGCCTAACCATATCGCAACAATTAAATCTTTAGGTTTAAGAAAAATTGGTCAAACAGTTGAACACAATTTGACTGCAGATATAGAAGGTAAAATTAAATTAGTTTCTTATTTAGTTAAAGTAGAGGAGGTTTAA
- the rplO gene encoding 50S ribosomal protein L15 yields MNLNELRPAEGSKRDRKRIGRGHGTGWGKTAGKGHNGQKQRSGTYVSAAFEGGQMPLIRRVPKRGFSNSVFQKDMVVINLKDIVDKFNDGEEVTLESLLERRVVKNAGFITKEDGERVYTSLLKVIGNYELEKALKVKAHRVSKGAQEAIEKFNGTVELLEIKSFANVAGNAKEVKGE; encoded by the coding sequence ATGAATCTTAATGAATTAAGACCTGCCGAAGGATCAAAAAGAGATAGAAAGAGAATCGGTAGAGGACATGGAACTGGTTGGGGTAAAACTGCTGGTAAAGGTCACAATGGACAAAAACAAAGATCAGGTACTTATGTATCAGCTGCGTTTGAAGGAGGGCAAATGCCTTTAATCAGAAGAGTTCCTAAAAGAGGATTCTCAAATTCTGTATTCCAAAAAGACATGGTAGTAATCAACTTAAAAGACATAGTAGACAAATTTAATGATGGTGAAGAAGTAACTTTAGAATCTTTATTAGAAAGAAGAGTAGTTAAAAACGCTGGATTCATTACTAAAGAAGATGGAGAAAGAGTATACACTTCATTATTAAAAGTTATAGGTAATTACGAATTAGAAAAAGCTTTAAAAGTTAAAGCACACAGAGTATCTAAAGGTGCTCAAGAAGCAATTGAAAAATTCAATGGAACAGTTGAATTATTAGAAATCAAATCATTTGCAAATGTAGCAGGAAACGCTAAAGAAGTTAAGGGAGAGTAA
- the secY gene encoding preprotein translocase subunit SecY, whose product MTFKEAIVTRFQAMITTHELRKRVLFTLGCFLVARIGIHIPVPGINMELFRDFTGGSSLAQFLNLFTGGAVQRASIFSLGITPYINASIVFQILGVLWPRIEEMQKEGGKEAEKITQWTRYLTIVTTIFQSAGIAFLLQSNNLVRDPGTIFVLTTVVLITGGTAFLMWLSERISIKGIGNGTSMLIFLNIVSNLPQVVKGTIDQLRTSGRGPALGYISLLLFVAIIMIMVVIQLGERRIPIQYVGKSSRGVGNMQQPSVVGRKTYLPVKINIAGVMPIIFASMIMAVPSAVIPLIKDQAKQAYLLNLFGPKGWAYLLLTVILIVLFSFFYTAIVFDPDKIADSLKQSGGSIPLKRAGKETSDFLEYVATRITFGTAIFLAILGILPNIWFGYVLNIPVMLGGTSLLILVGVAVELIQNIDSHMATQKYKGFNNVRRRR is encoded by the coding sequence TTGACATTTAAAGAAGCAATAGTAACAAGATTCCAAGCCATGATAACAACTCATGAGCTTAGAAAAAGAGTATTGTTTACTTTAGGATGTTTTTTAGTTGCTAGAATTGGTATACATATTCCAGTTCCAGGAATTAATATGGAATTATTCAGAGATTTTACTGGTGGAAGTAGTTTAGCTCAATTTTTAAACCTGTTTACAGGGGGAGCTGTACAAAGAGCATCAATATTCTCATTAGGAATAACGCCTTACATTAATGCCTCAATTGTTTTCCAAATTTTAGGTGTATTATGGCCAAGAATTGAAGAAATGCAAAAAGAGGGTGGAAAAGAAGCAGAGAAAATTACACAATGGACTAGATATTTAACTATAGTTACTACAATATTCCAGTCAGCTGGTATTGCGTTCCTATTACAATCTAACAACTTAGTTAGAGATCCAGGAACAATATTTGTATTAACTACAGTAGTATTAATTACTGGAGGAACTGCGTTCCTAATGTGGTTATCAGAAAGAATATCTATAAAAGGTATAGGGAATGGAACTTCAATGTTAATATTCCTAAATATCGTTTCAAACTTACCTCAAGTTGTTAAAGGAACTATAGATCAATTAAGAACTTCAGGAAGAGGTCCAGCACTTGGATATATTTCACTATTATTATTTGTTGCTATTATTATGATAATGGTAGTAATACAATTAGGGGAAAGAAGAATACCTATACAATATGTAGGTAAATCAAGCAGAGGAGTTGGAAATATGCAACAACCTTCTGTAGTTGGAAGAAAAACATATCTTCCTGTTAAAATAAATATTGCAGGAGTTATGCCTATAATCTTTGCATCAATGATTATGGCTGTACCTTCAGCTGTTATACCTCTAATTAAAGACCAAGCTAAACAAGCATATTTATTAAACTTATTTGGGCCAAAAGGATGGGCTTACTTATTACTTACTGTAATATTAATAGTATTATTCTCATTCTTCTATACTGCAATAGTATTTGATCCAGATAAAATTGCAGATAGCTTAAAACAAAGTGGAGGAAGTATTCCTTTAAAAAGAGCTGGTAAAGAAACATCTGATTTCTTAGAATATGTAGCAACAAGAATTACATTTGGTACAGCAATATTTTTAGCTATACTAGGTATATTACCAAACATTTGGTTTGGATATGTACTAAATATCCCAGTTATGTTAGGTGGTACAAGCTTACTAATCCTAGTTGGGGTAGCAGTAGAATTAATACAAAATATTGATTCACATATGGCGACACAAAAATATAAAGGATTTAATAATGTTAGAAGAAGAAGATAA
- a CDS encoding DDE-type integrase/transposase/recombinase: MFIESYLYTKIYILYEISKIDVVEGRYGVGRVHRKLLNLGYKINHKKVQRLMNKIGLLVRRPKSKYRSYKGEVGKVATNIIDRDFNATAPLQKCSTNISKFSFKWGKCYFSPILDMYSNEIISYHISLSPNLELVSRMLKKAFKKYPNIENLIFYSDQGWYINELKKYNIRQSMSRKSSDGVFFARLKLEMYYG, encoded by the coding sequence ATATTTATTGAAAGCTACCTGTATACCAAAATCTACATATTATATGAAATTAGTAAAATAGATGTAGTAGAAGGTAGATATGGAGTAGGCAGAGTACATAGAAAGTTATTGAATTTAGGGTATAAGATTAACCATAAAAAAGTTCAAAGATTAATGAATAAAATAGGACTATTAGTTAGAAGGCCTAAGAGTAAATATCGTTCATATAAAGGAGAGGTAGGAAAGGTTGCTACAAATATAATTGATAGAGACTTTAATGCAACAGCACCGTTACAAAAATGTAGTACAAATATATCTAAATTTTCATTTAAATGGGGTAAATGTTACTTTTCTCCAATACTAGATATGTATAGTAATGAAATAATCTCATATCATATTTCATTGAGTCCTAATTTAGAATTAGTATCTAGAATGCTTAAGAAAGCATTTAAAAAATACCCTAATATTGAAAATTTGATATTTTATTCAGATCAAGGGTGGTATATAAATGAATTGAAAAAATATAATATTAGACAATCTATGTCAAGAAAAAGCAGTGATGGAGTATTTTTTGCTAGATTAAAACTAGAAATGTATTATGGTTAA
- a CDS encoding YlmH/Sll1252 family protein, whose amino-acid sequence MKLNREEFLKKFVDNEMSIKVFNALDMALEYEIGVCTEIFVTPNIYKKLTETYGNIHTYLEGYDRKQICFTPYEPEFDFSVIEISVNNKFREYTHKDFLGSIMELNIKREMIGDIFVENNTAYVLISNSILNFVINNLTSIGKNDCKISLSNRNNFKYNFKDIKINISSNRLDNFVSDITNLSRNKAVELIEAGLVQIDYEVCKEKNKEIKHQDILTIRKYGKFLVSEELEDSKKGKKRWIVKKYE is encoded by the coding sequence ATGAAATTAAATAGAGAAGAATTTTTAAAAAAATTTGTAGATAATGAAATGTCTATCAAAGTATTTAATGCTCTTGATATGGCTTTAGAATATGAAATAGGGGTATGTACAGAAATTTTTGTAACTCCTAACATATATAAAAAACTTACTGAAACATATGGAAATATACATACATATTTAGAAGGTTATGATAGAAAACAAATTTGTTTTACTCCCTATGAACCTGAATTTGATTTTAGTGTTATAGAAATTAGTGTTAATAATAAGTTTAGGGAATATACTCATAAAGATTTTTTAGGATCAATTATGGAACTAAATATTAAAAGAGAAATGATAGGTGATATATTTGTTGAAAATAATACAGCATATGTATTAATATCTAATAGTATATTAAACTTTGTAATAAATAACCTAACTTCTATTGGTAAAAATGATTGCAAGATCAGTTTAAGCAATAGGAACAATTTTAAATACAACTTTAAAGATATTAAAATTAATATTAGTTCTAATAGATTAGATAATTTTGTTAGTGATATTACTAATTTATCAAGAAATAAGGCCGTTGAACTTATAGAGGCAGGACTTGTACAAATAGACTATGAAGTATGTAAAGAAAAGAATAAAGAGATAAAACATCAAGATATATTAACTATAAGAAAGTATGGGAAGTTTTTAGTGTCTGAAGAATTAGAGGATAGTAAAAAAGGTAAAAAAAGATGGATAGTAAAAAAATATGAATAA
- a CDS encoding YadA-like family protein, giving the protein MKKSFLVAILVLGVLGRAVGNAELLLLDQKNYDNAGNSVWNGTSDQSFAVGNYNKVDRLGDGRISENAYIFGRENVVSGSYDQVLGLNNKLNGSNSVVIGNNNTVNEGKDQESGHDVYILGSNVNVATGVKNAIVLGNKSVAVAGALSLGGVAADGENISRKIVNVKAGDLTENSNEVVVGSQLFTEQEERKAAYKTLETSIKNETLARQTAVQSLDERFLRDVERKDKLITDLKTSVKTMETNISNETLARQTAVQSLDERFLRAVEKKDKQIADLTTKITEEAKEREKGITAVNEKIAELETIKADKVEVKKLIDQKVDGLVFENSNLEVNRKLNEVKKEVASAVAMANIPGLDPGAKFALGAAFSTTNGNSAFAMGVNGKLGNFGYKASLGIGGVKNINFGAGVSYNFGKVENENKALNEKVNKLEQELNELKNMLKK; this is encoded by the coding sequence ATGAAGAAATCTTTTTTAGTAGCGATTTTAGTTTTGGGAGTATTAGGTAGAGCAGTAGGAAATGCAGAGTTATTATTACTTGATCAAAAAAATTATGATAATGCAGGTAATAGTGTTTGGAACGGAACATCAGATCAATCATTTGCTGTAGGTAATTACAATAAAGTTGATAGATTAGGTGATGGTAGAATATCTGAAAATGCATATATTTTTGGTAGAGAAAATGTTGTCTCAGGGTCATATGATCAAGTACTTGGATTAAATAATAAATTAAATGGAAGTAATTCAGTAGTAATTGGGAATAATAATACTGTAAATGAAGGAAAAGATCAAGAATCAGGACATGATGTGTATATTTTAGGTTCTAATGTTAATGTAGCAACAGGAGTTAAAAATGCTATAGTTTTAGGGAATAAATCAGTAGCAGTTGCAGGAGCTCTATCTTTAGGAGGAGTTGCAGCTGATGGAGAAAATATATCAAGAAAAATAGTAAATGTTAAAGCAGGAGATCTTACAGAAAATAGTAATGAAGTAGTAGTTGGTTCACAATTGTTTACTGAACAAGAGGAAAGAAAAGCTGCGTATAAAACTTTAGAAACTAGTATTAAAAACGAAACTTTAGCAAGACAAACAGCTGTTCAAAGTTTAGATGAAAGATTCTTAAGAGACGTTGAAAGAAAAGATAAATTAATTACAGACTTAAAAACAAGTGTTAAAACAATGGAAACTAATATCAGTAACGAAACTTTAGCAAGACAAACAGCTGTTCAAAGTTTAGATGAAAGATTCTTAAGAGCTGTTGAGAAAAAAGATAAACAAATAGCTGACTTAACAACAAAAATAACTGAAGAAGCAAAAGAAAGAGAAAAAGGAATAACTGCAGTTAATGAAAAAATTGCAGAATTAGAAACGATTAAAGCAGATAAAGTAGAAGTTAAAAAATTAATTGATCAAAAAGTAGATGGATTAGTATTTGAAAATTCTAACTTAGAAGTAAATAGAAAACTTAATGAAGTTAAAAAGGAAGTTGCATCAGCTGTAGCAATGGCAAATATTCCAGGTCTTGATCCAGGTGCTAAATTTGCATTAGGTGCTGCATTTAGTACAACTAATGGAAATAGTGCATTTGCTATGGGTGTAAATGGTAAATTAGGAAACTTTGGATATAAGGCAAGCCTAGGGATAGGGGGAGTTAAAAATATAAACTTTGGAGCAGGAGTTTCATATAACTTTGGTAAAGTAGAAAATGAGAATAAAGCATTAAATGAAAAAGTAAATAAATTAGAACAAGAATTAAATGAATTAAAAAATATGCTTAAAAAATAG
- a CDS encoding M13-type metalloendopeptidase, whose protein sequence is MKEIRNNLYLAVNSKWLEETEIPEGRTNTSSFSQLDFKTEDIILSELDNFLTNFDAVPNKEMGNFVKLYKQAINIEKRKKYGITPIKKMIDFLLEIDNFDTLNSKLFHLICNDYPLPFNPSVQIDMNDSNTHSLYLYIASSILPNKDTYYSNKKEIYLEKYREMAIEVMNHFFSNEESIKHVENTIKYDLSFIEYIKSPTEKADYYKSYNPKNLDDIANYSNNIHILDVINKIFNKKVETVIVTEPRYFENIDKFVNPENFELLKSWMIVKYILNNTSLLTEELRLLGEKYSNFILGKDKSLDLKKYSFNYCSSIFSGVVGDFYAKKYFGNEAKEDVLDIVKKIITTYKKRLNENTWLKKSTIEKAIKKIETMDILIGYPEEYDSKYKKYIVREDHSYFDNNLNIIRVAIVKNFKKLTEAVDRKKWDMSPAMVNAYYHPTKNLICFPAAILQEPFYNLNRDKSSNYGSIGAIIAHEISHAFDNNGAKFDEFGNLNNWWDEEDFKKFNELTKKVIEQFDNIPFQDGHVNGKLTVSENIADLGGLSCALEALKEHDEYSIQNFFISWAKSWAFKSTPEYTNLLLSMDVHSPCEIRANMQPKNLDDFYEAFNINENDNMYLAKEKRLRIW, encoded by the coding sequence ATGAAAGAAATAAGAAATAATTTGTATTTAGCAGTAAATTCAAAATGGCTAGAAGAGACTGAAATACCTGAAGGAAGAACTAATACTAGTTCATTTTCACAATTAGATTTTAAAACAGAAGATATTATTTTATCTGAGCTAGATAATTTTTTAACTAATTTTGATGCTGTACCTAATAAAGAAATGGGCAATTTTGTAAAATTATATAAACAAGCAATTAATATTGAAAAAAGAAAAAAATATGGAATAACTCCTATTAAAAAAATGATAGATTTTCTTTTAGAAATAGATAATTTTGATACTCTTAACTCAAAATTATTTCATTTAATTTGTAATGATTATCCTCTACCATTTAATCCATCAGTACAAATAGATATGAATGATTCTAATACTCATTCTCTTTATCTATATATTGCATCAAGTATTTTACCTAATAAAGATACATATTATAGTAATAAAAAAGAAATATATTTAGAGAAATATAGAGAAATGGCTATAGAAGTTATGAATCATTTCTTTAGTAATGAAGAAAGTATAAAACATGTTGAAAATACAATTAAATATGATTTATCTTTTATTGAATATATAAAGTCACCAACAGAAAAAGCCGATTATTATAAATCATATAACCCTAAAAATTTAGATGACATTGCAAACTATAGTAATAACATACACATACTAGATGTGATTAATAAGATATTTAATAAAAAGGTAGAAACTGTAATAGTTACCGAACCTAGATATTTTGAAAATATTGATAAGTTTGTTAACCCTGAAAACTTTGAATTACTTAAATCTTGGATGATAGTTAAATATATTTTAAATAATACTTCACTATTAACAGAAGAACTAAGATTATTAGGAGAAAAATACTCTAACTTTATTTTAGGAAAAGATAAATCACTAGATTTAAAGAAATATAGTTTCAATTATTGTTCTAGCATTTTTTCTGGTGTTGTAGGTGATTTCTATGCTAAAAAATATTTTGGTAATGAAGCAAAAGAAGATGTTTTAGATATAGTTAAAAAAATAATAACAACATACAAAAAGAGATTAAATGAAAATACATGGTTAAAGAAATCTACTATAGAAAAAGCAATAAAGAAAATAGAAACTATGGATATTTTAATAGGTTATCCTGAAGAATATGATAGTAAATATAAGAAATATATAGTAAGAGAAGATCATTCATATTTTGATAATAATTTAAACATAATTAGAGTAGCTATAGTTAAAAACTTTAAGAAATTAACAGAAGCTGTAGATAGAAAAAAATGGGATATGAGTCCTGCTATGGTAAATGCATATTACCACCCTACAAAAAATCTAATATGTTTTCCTGCTGCTATATTACAAGAACCTTTCTATAATTTAAATAGAGACAAATCTTCAAATTATGGATCAATAGGAGCTATTATCGCTCATGAAATATCTCATGCATTCGATAATAATGGAGCAAAATTTGATGAATTTGGAAATTTAAATAATTGGTGGGATGAAGAAGATTTCAAAAAATTTAACGAGTTAACAAAAAAAGTTATAGAACAATTTGATAATATTCCTTTCCAAGATGGGCATGTAAATGGTAAGTTAACTGTTTCTGAAAATATTGCAGATCTTGGTGGTTTAAGTTGTGCTCTAGAAGCATTAAAAGAACATGATGAATATTCTATTCAAAACTTCTTTATATCATGGGCAAAAAGTTGGGCATTTAAATCAACACCTGAATACACTAACCTTTTATTATCAATGGATGTACATTCTCCTTGTGAGATACGTGCTAATATGCAACCTAAAAATTTAGATGATTTTTATGAAGCATTCAATATCAATGAAAACGATAACATGTACTTAGCTAAAGAAAAAAGATTAAGAATATGGTAA